A section of the Methanococcus voltae genome encodes:
- a CDS encoding right-handed parallel beta-helix repeat-containing protein: MKIQNSRYILSLMVFLSLILCCIGACSADNPYIHEYDSENNTVINSSYNLTHGQGFGLIASSNITLDFENNTLNSLNEFSKALVSSNEDNNYTNITIKNLVLTNFTEGIYLNYIDNLKLVNVKSINSTNPIYISNSDNLVVENCEFINCSTGLKIKNISNSEIKNCLFNLSKYGLNNTLDLNNSVIDSCVFTNGVLGIMFETNTIYNITNNTFKNNKFINNSEYSIYCDEFKECENNTLENNEFINCTYYTVVFIGTGDSYFNHNDIKNNKFMNIYNLENSWNGCAIKVESTTIENMAITNNTINNCSDCGMYICEECIGTNNTISQNTISNCRDGISLETTGVHIYLNNLQNNRYAISPYSVSSNYPHSPIMTFAYNGKSYTGRLGNYYGEDLGDSNNGIYVKPQGGIGVVPR; the protein is encoded by the coding sequence ATGAAAATACAAAATTCAAGATATATACTATCATTGATGGTATTTTTATCATTGATATTGTGTTGTATTGGCGCATGTAGTGCAGATAACCCATACATACACGAATACGATAGTGAAAATAACACTGTGATTAACAGTAGCTATAACCTTACACATGGTCAAGGTTTTGGATTAATAGCTTCAAGTAATATTACACTTGATTTTGAAAACAATACATTAAATTCATTGAATGAATTTTCAAAAGCACTTGTAAGTTCAAATGAAGATAATAACTATACCAATATTACCATAAAAAATTTAGTATTAACTAACTTCACAGAAGGTATATATTTAAATTATATTGATAATTTAAAGCTTGTTAATGTTAAATCCATAAATTCAACAAATCCTATATACATATCAAATTCTGATAATTTAGTTGTTGAAAACTGTGAATTTATAAATTGTTCAACAGGTTTAAAAATAAAAAATATTTCAAATTCCGAAATTAAAAACTGTTTATTTAACCTATCAAAATATGGTTTAAATAACACTCTTGATTTAAATAATTCTGTGATTGATTCCTGTGTTTTTACAAACGGCGTTCTAGGAATTATGTTTGAAACAAATACGATATACAATATCACAAACAACACTTTTAAAAATAATAAATTTATAAATAATTCCGAATATTCTATCTATTGTGATGAATTTAAGGAATGTGAGAATAATACGTTAGAAAATAACGAATTTATAAATTGTACATATTATACGGTTGTATTTATAGGTACGGGCGACTCATACTTTAACCATAATGATATTAAAAATAATAAATTTATGAATATTTATAACTTAGAAAATTCGTGGAACGGTTGTGCTATTAAAGTAGAATCTACAACCATTGAAAATATGGCCATTACTAATAACACCATTAATAATTGTAGTGATTGCGGTATGTATATATGCGAAGAGTGTATCGGTACTAACAATACGATATCACAAAATACGATATCTAATTGTAGGGATGGTATTTCATTAGAAACTACTGGCGTACATATTTATTTAAATAATCTTCAAAACAACAGATATGCTATTTCACCATATTCGGTATCTTCAAACTATCCACATTCGCCAATTATGACTTTTGCATACAATGGTAAATCATACACCGGTAGACTTGGGAATTACTATGGTGAAGATTTAGGCGATAGTAATAATGGTATTTATGTAAAACCACAAGGCGGTATAGGTGTAGTACCTAGATAA
- a CDS encoding NosD domain-containing protein has translation MRNLCDKNNKNNKNNKNNNKNNKNLIKYFFILSIIAFSLQLAIAENEICEDIESISREYICVEDMDEYELINKENILNSMNNEEFNRFTFIKYNISNNMSQKSNNTTISVQSSVRMVRKVIEPINNEYYLSKENFSENKDYPYVINNPGKYYITEDIEKYPGICLNTSNVLIEGMGHLMTSNRSNATIANAGITNLCGVSNITIQNYHVMDNNAGCAIRYGVYNITFINCSTIDCNTGFLFQGAENLTFINCNVSNCTNYGFAVSTTSHLDYENCYCNNDYNQGFMFLLVDDISVKNSLIKYGGAGIYAAYCEDLVIENCKALNGSSGTYILRTEDIVIDNYDINNYLEAGLLLIITENVSIKNSDLNNNSINAHLAWMENAKLENNTFNNGIRGLYSDIINGHEDTHFKNITIVNNDFFNNTRYALSSEGTSENNWVYLNEFYNNSRLLNTMFMMGNYMNSPVINYTYNKKDYTGHLGNYYYDYTSEFKKSSNGIYQNPSFVYSEIDL, from the coding sequence ATGAGAAATTTATGCGATAAAAATAATAAGAATAATAAGAATAATAAAAATAATAATAAAAATAATAAAAATTTGATAAAATACTTCTTCATACTATCGATTATAGCATTTAGCCTTCAATTAGCAATCGCTGAAAACGAAATATGTGAAGATATTGAATCCATCTCTCGTGAATATATATGCGTTGAAGATATGGATGAGTATGAGCTAATTAATAAAGAAAATATTCTAAATTCAATGAATAATGAAGAATTTAACAGATTTACTTTCATAAAATATAATATTTCAAACAATATGTCTCAAAAATCTAATAATACGACAATTTCAGTCCAAAGTTCGGTGCGAATGGTTAGAAAAGTGATTGAACCCATAAATAACGAATATTATCTATCAAAGGAAAATTTCAGTGAAAATAAAGATTATCCTTACGTGATAAATAATCCCGGCAAATATTATATTACTGAAGATATCGAAAAATATCCAGGTATTTGTTTAAATACCAGTAATGTACTTATTGAGGGAATGGGGCACTTAATGACAAGCAATCGGTCAAATGCAACGATTGCCAATGCAGGAATTACTAATTTATGCGGAGTATCAAATATTACCATTCAAAACTATCACGTTATGGACAATAATGCAGGTTGTGCCATTAGATATGGGGTTTACAATATAACATTTATAAATTGTAGCACTATTGATTGCAATACTGGATTCTTATTTCAAGGTGCGGAAAACTTAACTTTCATAAACTGTAATGTAAGCAACTGTACTAATTACGGATTTGCAGTATCAACCACATCACATTTAGATTATGAAAATTGCTACTGTAATAATGACTATAACCAAGGATTTATGTTTTTATTAGTCGATGACATAAGCGTTAAAAATAGTCTAATTAAATATGGAGGGGCAGGTATTTACGCAGCCTATTGTGAAGATTTAGTGATTGAAAATTGTAAAGCCTTGAATGGAAGTAGTGGAACGTACATACTTCGAACAGAAGACATAGTAATTGATAACTATGATATTAACAACTATTTGGAAGCAGGTCTTTTATTGATTATTACCGAAAATGTTTCCATTAAAAATTCTGATTTAAACAATAATTCCATAAACGCACACTTAGCTTGGATGGAAAATGCTAAATTAGAGAATAATACCTTTAATAATGGAATAAGGGGACTATATAGTGATATAATTAATGGACATGAAGATACTCATTTTAAAAATATTACTATTGTAAATAATGACTTTTTCAATAATACAAGATATGCTTTAAGTTCAGAAGGAACTTCAGAAAATAATTGGGTCTACTTAAACGAATTTTATAACAATAGCAGACTATTGAATACAATGTTTATGATGGGCAATTATATGAATTCACCAGTTATTAATTATACATATAACAAAAAGGATTATACGGGACATCTTGGAAATTATTATTATGATTACACATCAGAGTTTAAAAAATCCTCAAACGGTATATATCAAAATCCTTCATTCGTATATTCCGAAATTGACCTATAA
- a CDS encoding 2-amino-3,7-dideoxy-D-threo-hept-6-ulosonate synthase — protein sequence MERFGNLKNVGKLIRLERIFNRKSERTVIIPLDHGVSSGPLDGIKDMPSTVDKVAEGGANAVLEHKGIVRYGHRGYGKDIGLIVHLSAGTSLSPDPNKKVIVTSVEEALRIGADAVSVHVNVGAETDDEMYKDLGKIAETCEYWGMPLIAMMYPRGKKVVDERDPEYVAHAARLGAELGADIIKTNYTGDIDSFREVVRGCPVPIVIAGGPKTNTDEEFLQMVKDAISAGAIGVASGRNVFQHRDVSGITRAICRIVHDEVSVEEALKEIKPEE from the coding sequence ATGGAAAGATTCGGAAACCTCAAAAATGTTGGAAAATTAATCAGATTAGAACGCATATTCAATAGAAAAAGCGAAAGGACGGTTATAATACCTTTAGACCACGGTGTTTCATCTGGTCCATTAGATGGTATTAAAGATATGCCCAGTACAGTAGATAAAGTTGCAGAAGGTGGCGCAAACGCCGTATTGGAACATAAGGGTATTGTTAGATACGGTCATCGGGGATATGGTAAAGATATAGGACTAATAGTTCATTTGTCCGCTGGTACGTCCCTCTCACCCGACCCAAATAAAAAAGTAATCGTTACGTCTGTTGAGGAAGCACTAAGAATCGGTGCAGATGCTGTTTCAGTGCACGTTAACGTGGGTGCAGAAACTGATGATGAAATGTATAAAGATTTAGGAAAAATCGCTGAAACTTGCGAATACTGGGGAATGCCATTAATCGCAATGATGTACCCGAGAGGTAAAAAAGTGGTTGACGAAAGAGACCCCGAATATGTAGCTCACGCTGCAAGATTAGGTGCTGAATTAGGTGCCGATATTATTAAAACTAATTACACGGGCGATATAGACTCTTTCAGGGAAGTTGTAAGAGGATGTCCTGTGCCTATTGTAATAGCAGGCGGTCCTAAAACAAACACTGACGAAGAATTCTTGCAAATGGTTAAAGATGCGATAAGTGCGGGTGCAATCGGTGTAGCTTCCGGTAGAAATGTATTCCAACATAGGGATGTAAGCGGAATTACAAGAGCAATCTGTAGGATAGTTCACGATGAAGTAAGTGTCGAAGAAGCCTTAAAAGAAATAAAACCGGAAGAATAA
- the tpiA gene encoding triose-phosphate isomerase produces the protein MIKPVVIINYKTYMESISDKGLNIAKCAEKVSEESGIEISVAPQFTDLKTIVEQTNVKVYSQHMDAIKPGSNTGKILPEAVKSTGAFGTLINHSEKRLLLSDIEEIINKSKELKLESVVCTNNIGVSKAVSALSPDYIAVEPPELIGSGIPVSKANPEVVEGTVSAVHDINKDVKVLCGAGISKGEDVKSALELGAEGVLLASGVVKAKDVEQSIRDLISEL, from the coding sequence ATTATTAAACCAGTTGTTATAATTAATTACAAGACATATATGGAAAGTATTAGCGATAAAGGACTAAATATAGCAAAATGTGCGGAAAAAGTCAGTGAAGAGAGCGGTATAGAGATTTCTGTAGCCCCTCAGTTCACAGATTTAAAAACAATCGTAGAGCAAACTAATGTAAAAGTTTACTCTCAACATATGGATGCGATAAAACCAGGTAGCAACACCGGTAAAATTTTGCCCGAGGCTGTAAAAAGTACTGGTGCGTTCGGAACACTTATAAACCATTCTGAAAAGCGTTTATTACTTTCAGACATTGAAGAAATCATAAATAAATCAAAAGAGCTAAAACTTGAAAGTGTAGTTTGTACAAATAATATCGGCGTTTCGAAAGCTGTTTCGGCATTATCGCCTGACTACATTGCAGTTGAACCACCTGAATTAATAGGTTCAGGTATTCCGGTTTCAAAAGCTAACCCTGAAGTTGTAGAAGGAACGGTTAGTGCAGTGCACGATATTAACAAAGATGTGAAAGTACTCTGTGGTGCAGGTATTTCTAAAGGGGAAGACGTTAAATCAGCATTAGAACTCGGAGCAGAAGGTGTTTTGCTTGCTTCGGGTGTAGTAAAAGCAAAAGACGTTGAACAGTCAATTAGGGATTTAATAAGCGAATTATAA
- the purF gene encoding amidophosphoribosyltransferase codes for MCGIFGIYSPTKNNIVKKVYYGLYALQHRGQEGAGIAVGNGKNIGSYKGVGLVPEVFTNKELQNLYGHIGIGHVRYSTTGGNNIDNCQPFVVNSSFGNFAISHNGDIVNSALLREELEKNGHIFISTTDSEVIAQLLVRELLKTDDIVQAMKNVSEKLNGAYSMLIVYNDMMIAVRDPKGFKPLCMGMKNGEIYFSSESCALDIVDVPLERDIKAGEMIVVKGNKVKSYDLPNKAEKSSTCMFEYVYFARPDSTIDGISVHEVRRNIGKILAKENNTDADVVSPVPDSGILFSQGYTEEVGIPYKEVLIKNRYIGRTFILPTQEERDLAVRLKLNPVKDMIKDKKIILIDDSIVRGTTSKKIVTMVKKTGAKEIHFKIGSPKIVSPCFYGIDMATKDELIASSRTDEEIAESINADSIQYLSIKGLIEAIGREDLCLACLNGEYPTDVSCKLCNNNKKIKNK; via the coding sequence ATGTGCGGAATATTTGGTATATACTCACCAACTAAAAATAATATCGTTAAAAAAGTCTACTACGGATTATATGCTTTGCAACACCGAGGTCAGGAAGGTGCAGGGATTGCAGTAGGAAATGGTAAAAATATCGGTAGTTATAAAGGTGTTGGATTAGTTCCAGAAGTTTTTACAAACAAAGAACTCCAAAATCTTTATGGTCATATCGGTATTGGTCATGTAAGATATTCAACAACAGGCGGGAATAACATAGACAATTGCCAACCTTTCGTTGTAAATAGCTCTTTTGGGAATTTTGCAATATCTCATAACGGCGATATTGTAAATTCGGCATTATTAAGGGAAGAATTGGAGAAAAACGGACATATTTTCATATCTACAACTGACTCCGAAGTTATAGCTCAATTATTGGTTAGAGAACTATTAAAAACCGATGACATTGTCCAAGCTATGAAAAACGTTTCTGAAAAGCTAAATGGAGCTTATTCAATGTTAATTGTGTACAATGATATGATGATAGCTGTAAGGGACCCAAAAGGCTTTAAACCATTGTGTATGGGAATGAAAAACGGAGAAATATACTTTAGTTCTGAAAGCTGTGCTTTAGATATCGTAGATGTACCCCTTGAAAGAGATATCAAAGCCGGAGAAATGATTGTTGTAAAAGGAAATAAAGTAAAATCTTATGATTTGCCAAATAAGGCGGAAAAATCTTCAACCTGTATGTTTGAATACGTTTACTTTGCAAGACCTGACTCTACAATTGACGGAATAAGCGTTCACGAAGTAAGGAGAAATATCGGAAAAATCCTCGCAAAAGAAAATAACACTGATGCAGACGTAGTTTCCCCAGTTCCTGACTCCGGTATCCTTTTCTCACAAGGTTATACTGAAGAAGTAGGTATTCCTTATAAAGAAGTTTTGATTAAAAACCGATACATCGGAAGAACTTTTATCCTCCCAACCCAGGAAGAGAGGGATTTAGCCGTTAGATTGAAATTAAACCCTGTAAAAGATATGATTAAGGATAAAAAGATAATTTTAATCGATGATAGTATCGTAAGGGGCACAACTTCTAAAAAAATTGTTACAATGGTTAAAAAAACCGGTGCTAAAGAAATCCACTTTAAAATAGGTTCTCCTAAAATTGTATCGCCTTGTTTCTATGGTATTGATATGGCAACCAAAGATGAGTTAATTGCAAGTTCGAGAACAGATGAAGAAATCGCTGAGTCAATAAACGCCGATTCTATTCAATATTTAAGCATTAAAGGGTTAATAGAGGCTATCGGTAGGGAAGATTTATGTTTAGCTTGTTTAAACGGCGAATACCCTACAGATGTATCTTGTAAATTATGTAATAATAATAAAAAAATAAAAAATAAATAA
- the moaC gene encoding cyclic pyranopterin monophosphate synthase MoaC: MENIKNTQELTHVDENGVKIVDISKKNDVYRECTAKGLIKLKPSTIKAIVKNEIAKGDVLTTAQVAGTMAVKNTSNMIPMCHPVPITSAKVRFEVDEEDNTVEAICKVKSTYKTGIEMEALTGVSVALLTVWDMVKAIEKDENGQYPNTNISNIMVVEKIKRDIE; encoded by the coding sequence ATGGAAAATATTAAAAATACTCAAGAACTTACACACGTTGACGAAAACGGCGTAAAAATTGTAGATATTTCTAAAAAGAATGACGTATATAGAGAGTGTACTGCTAAAGGACTTATAAAATTAAAGCCTTCGACAATTAAAGCAATTGTAAAAAATGAAATTGCAAAAGGGGATGTTTTAACTACTGCACAAGTTGCAGGTACTATGGCCGTTAAAAATACATCAAATATGATTCCCATGTGCCACCCCGTGCCTATTACGTCAGCAAAAGTTAGATTTGAAGTTGATGAAGAAGATAACACAGTTGAAGCTATTTGCAAGGTAAAAAGCACTTATAAAACAGGTATTGAAATGGAAGCACTTACTGGCGTTAGTGTTGCCCTTTTAACTGTTTGGGATATGGTTAAAGCCATAGAAAAAGACGAAAATGGACAATATCCTAATACAAACATCTCTAACATAATGGTTGTTGAAAAAATTAAAAGAGATATTGAATAA
- the tfrB gene encoding fumarate reductase (CoM/CoB) subunit TfrB, translating to MKNNDDLLIPIYIMRNKIFKKYMVPSDLTIIEALEYLNNNGFEIKYRSSCKAGQCGSCAVCVNGLPKLACKTKVEEDMKIEPLRNFEIIEDLIVNRDEYYKAQKEFENWIHKKSDENTKSDENDEKTGDNLKLLSDEDLFSTISDIGEVRNCIDCMSCMSTCPARMYSDYTGPTFMRLLARYARDARDNKDRVKEAFENNLYNCTTCGRCVKVCPNSIDTVHNAVEKLRELSFKKGLNLKNHLEVRKFINENPAKRTVARPKAPEIPLLEDIWNNPEKFNTEFTEKIVIENKDNVNKSIEYIAKNAKTTVALFTGCLMDYRLQELGKSAIRVLNAHKISVIIPMNQVCCGSPLIRTGQTDVAKELRNINLEIFDKVFLDKSLDCIVTLCAGCGSTLKNDYKEKKFIVKDITELLVEKGLLNYKPYDITITYHDPCHLKRGQDIFEQPRIILNSIPKLKFVEMEIPDQCCGAGGGVRSGKPEVAYSIGEKKTEMILNTKADYVITVCPFCNYHIEDCLSKVSNIPVMNIVKLLDKVI from the coding sequence ATGAAAAATAACGACGATTTATTAATTCCAATTTATATTATGCGAAATAAAATATTTAAAAAATATATGGTTCCAAGCGATTTAACTATCATAGAAGCCTTAGAATATTTAAATAACAATGGTTTCGAAATAAAATATCGTTCATCCTGTAAAGCTGGTCAATGTGGTAGTTGCGCAGTTTGTGTAAATGGTTTACCAAAATTAGCTTGCAAAACCAAAGTTGAAGAAGATATGAAAATAGAACCGCTTAGAAACTTTGAAATAATCGAAGATTTAATCGTAAATAGGGACGAATACTACAAAGCTCAGAAAGAATTTGAAAATTGGATTCATAAAAAAAGTGATGAAAATACTAAAAGTGATGAAAATGATGAAAAAACAGGCGACAATTTAAAATTGCTTAGTGATGAAGATTTATTTTCCACTATTTCAGATATTGGAGAAGTTAGAAACTGTATTGACTGTATGAGCTGTATGTCAACCTGCCCTGCTCGTATGTACTCCGATTATACCGGACCTACATTTATGCGTTTATTGGCAAGATATGCCCGAGATGCCCGAGATAACAAAGATAGGGTGAAAGAAGCCTTTGAAAATAACTTGTACAACTGTACAACCTGCGGAAGATGTGTTAAAGTATGTCCTAATAGTATTGATACCGTACATAATGCCGTTGAAAAATTAAGGGAACTTTCATTTAAAAAAGGTCTAAATTTAAAGAATCATCTCGAAGTTAGGAAATTTATTAATGAAAATCCTGCTAAAAGGACAGTTGCAAGACCTAAAGCTCCAGAAATTCCGTTGCTTGAAGATATATGGAATAATCCGGAAAAATTTAACACAGAATTTACTGAAAAAATTGTGATTGAAAATAAAGACAACGTTAATAAAAGTATTGAATATATTGCAAAAAACGCAAAAACCACTGTAGCTTTATTTACCGGCTGTTTAATGGATTATAGGCTACAAGAATTAGGTAAGTCTGCTATAAGAGTGTTGAATGCTCATAAAATATCTGTAATCATTCCGATGAATCAGGTTTGCTGTGGTTCTCCGCTTATAAGAACAGGACAAACCGATGTGGCAAAAGAATTGCGAAATATCAACCTTGAAATATTTGATAAAGTATTCCTCGATAAATCACTTGATTGTATAGTAACGTTGTGTGCCGGTTGCGGTAGTACTTTAAAAAATGACTATAAGGAAAAGAAATTCATCGTAAAGGATATTACAGAATTACTTGTCGAAAAAGGTTTATTAAATTACAAACCTTATGATATTACAATCACTTATCACGACCCTTGTCATTTGAAAAGAGGACAGGATATATTTGAGCAACCACGTATTATATTAAACAGCATTCCTAAATTAAAGTTCGTAGAAATGGAAATCCCCGACCAATGTTGCGGTGCCGGTGGAGGCGTTAGAAGTGGAAAGCCAGAAGTAGCGTATAGTATCGGCGAGAAAAAAACAGAAATGATACTCAATACAAAAGCTGATTATGTGATAACGGTTTGTCCATTCTGTAATTACCATATTGAAGACTGTCTTAGCAAAGTTTCAAATATCCCCGTTATGAACATTGTTAAATTGCTGGATAAGGTTATTTAA
- a CDS encoding DUF2178 domain-containing protein, producing MNYETYKKYRLIVIAYVALLTSYGITSKEVLVVFGAVLTGMLFMFLLRRNLDKEEVLVDELVLKVSEKAANASMALCTIAFAVAGLILMNIVSILSLIDGKPVIAQPWEGYVNMGITLSWSAMALLISFVGFKYYYGRKYGLLGRQRRCD from the coding sequence ATGAATTATGAAACGTACAAAAAATACAGATTAATTGTAATAGCTTATGTGGCACTATTAACCTCTTATGGAATTACTTCAAAAGAAGTATTGGTGGTATTTGGTGCAGTATTAACAGGAATGCTATTTATGTTTTTATTAAGAAGAAATTTAGATAAAGAAGAAGTTCTTGTCGATGAATTAGTTTTAAAAGTAAGTGAAAAAGCAGCAAATGCGTCAATGGCACTATGTACAATTGCTTTTGCAGTTGCTGGTTTAATACTAATGAATATAGTATCTATACTTAGTTTAATAGATGGAAAACCAGTTATTGCACAACCTTGGGAAGGTTATGTAAATATGGGCATAACGCTTTCCTGGTCAGCTATGGCGCTATTAATTTCATTTGTTGGTTTTAAATACTATTATGGTAGGAAGTATGGTTTATTAGGTCGTCAAAGGAGATGTGATTAA
- a CDS encoding helix-turn-helix transcriptional regulator produces MENKIKVFRAMNDLTQDELAKKIGVTRQTISAIEKGKYDPSLIIAFKLSKLFNVKIEEIFLYEE; encoded by the coding sequence ATGGAAAATAAAATAAAGGTTTTTCGAGCTATGAATGACCTTACACAGGACGAACTTGCCAAAAAAATAGGTGTTACTCGGCAAACTATCTCGGCGATAGAAAAAGGCAAATATGACCCTTCTTTAATAATTGCTTTCAAATTATCAAAATTATTTAATGTAAAAATTGAAGAGATTTTTTTATATGAAGAATAA
- a CDS encoding DUF61 family protein, with protein MNKGNNNNNNLGKPLNESNLSDKHIYGLIKGLKSSFTKKTLGELLNEDKPVVMVNGERHRIKRRELDYLKDIASKDLKIPIVLQVDSNLNEGTVKIEGIDEVNVISKILSKEINKFDENKLLYIYKPELRIVRQKLPTTTTYLFRMGLD; from the coding sequence ATGAATAAGGGTAATAATAACAATAATAACTTAGGAAAACCATTAAATGAAAGTAATTTATCAGATAAACATATTTATGGGCTTATTAAGGGGTTAAAAAGTTCATTTACTAAAAAAACTTTAGGAGAACTTTTAAACGAAGATAAACCCGTAGTTATGGTAAATGGAGAAAGACATAGGATAAAAAGAAGAGAATTAGATTACTTAAAAGATATTGCTTCAAAAGATTTAAAAATACCAATAGTTTTACAAGTTGATTCTAATTTAAACGAGGGTACTGTTAAAATAGAAGGAATAGATGAAGTAAATGTAATTTCTAAGATATTATCTAAAGAAATTAACAAATTTGATGAAAATAAATTATTATATATTTATAAACCTGAGTTAAGGATTGTTAGACAAAAATTACCAACTACGACGACTTATTTATTTAGAATGGGGTTAGATTAA
- a CDS encoding DMT family transporter: protein MINLKNIVKKDVNKAYIAATLNATLIGLTFLFTKYALVYIEPFEVLSLKFVIAYIFLAIVINLGVKKVNFKKLYEFRKEMLILGIFQPVLFFGFQVFGLNYLPIAQVGILYSIAPVVTAIFGVLFLKETINLKQTIFMIISIIGIIYIYVMRSIGGYFDPANETSIMGVLFIVISILATSMYAVSSRKLSKNLDPITITYGMMLIGAFVFTLLNIGISAFYGVPNIFVKLYTVGSDLLNINFISSILYLGIVVSVITSFLVNYSLSKIKAAEYSIISKLSVVVSILSAIIFMNETVASYQIIGVSAIIFGVIGANYYSDNHIKSKNANDDNGKIK, encoded by the coding sequence ATGATTAACTTAAAAAACATCGTTAAAAAAGACGTTAATAAAGCATATATTGCTGCCACATTAAACGCCACATTAATCGGTTTAACATTTTTATTTACAAAATACGCATTGGTTTATATAGAACCTTTCGAAGTTTTATCGCTTAAATTCGTTATAGCGTATATATTTTTAGCTATTGTGATAAATTTGGGTGTTAAAAAGGTTAATTTTAAAAAATTATATGAATTTAGAAAAGAAATGTTAATTTTGGGGATATTTCAACCAGTCTTATTTTTTGGTTTTCAGGTTTTTGGGCTCAATTATTTACCCATTGCACAAGTCGGGATATTATATTCAATAGCGCCAGTAGTTACGGCCATATTTGGAGTATTATTTTTAAAAGAAACCATAAATTTAAAACAAACAATTTTTATGATAATTTCAATTATCGGAATAATTTATATATACGTTATGCGTAGTATTGGCGGTTATTTTGACCCTGCAAACGAAACAAGTATTATGGGAGTCTTATTTATCGTAATTTCAATACTTGCCACTTCTATGTACGCCGTATCGAGTAGAAAGCTTTCTAAGAACCTTGACCCGATTACAATTACTTACGGTATGATGTTAATCGGTGCATTTGTATTTACACTATTAAACATCGGGATTTCTGCATTTTATGGCGTTCCAAATATATTTGTTAAATTATATACTGTAGGGTCAGATTTATTAAATATTAATTTCATATCGTCCATACTTTACTTAGGGATTGTAGTATCTGTTATTACATCATTTTTGGTTAATTACAGCTTAAGTAAAATAAAAGCTGCAGAATATTCCATTATTTCTAAACTATCGGTTGTAGTATCAATATTGTCCGCAATCATATTTATGAACGAGACTGTTGCGTCCTATCAAATCATAGGCGTTTCTGCAATCATATTTGGGGTAATTGGAGCTAATTATTATAGCGATAACCATATTAAAAGTAAAAATGCAAATGATGATAATGGTAAAATAAAATAG
- a CDS encoding winged helix-turn-helix domain-containing protein, whose protein sequence is MQDNDEYLSELKSIKEELKALRVCLIEYINSNIKNSNSKEERSSFDKFSENRGSDSNFMDYTNYENYDLENHSLEFESSTSNEFPTPGENSENELNHTNHNQNTKYKEVSEMELMDVLFEPLSNKRRLLILKALLMSNRTYSELSIITGIRGGNLLFHLRKLQNSKLVSQNRERKDYYLTHKGKTILNLIYQVYYIISEK, encoded by the coding sequence GTGCAAGATAATGATGAATATTTGTCCGAATTAAAATCCATAAAGGAAGAATTAAAAGCACTTAGGGTATGTTTAATTGAATATATAAACAGTAATATTAAAAATTCTAATTCAAAAGAAGAACGAAGTAGTTTTGATAAGTTTAGTGAAAATAGGGGCAGTGATAGCAATTTTATGGATTATACTAATTACGAAAATTATGATTTAGAAAATCATTCTTTGGAATTTGAATCGAGTACGTCAAATGAATTCCCTACTCCCGGCGAAAATAGTGAAAATGAATTAAACCATACAAATCACAATCAAAATACAAAATACAAAGAAGTATCTGAAATGGAATTAATGGATGTTCTTTTTGAACCACTTTCCAATAAACGAAGATTATTGATTTTAAAAGCACTTTTAATGTCTAACCGAACATATTCTGAATTATCCATAATTACAGGAATACGGGGGGGCAACTTATTGTTTCATTTACGAAAACTTCAAAATTCCAAGTTAGTATCTCAAAATAGGGAACGAAAAGACTATTATTTAACACATAAAGGAAAGACAATTTTAAATTTGATATATCAAGTATACTATATAATTAGTGAAAAATGA